The Lentisphaera araneosa HTCC2155 genome includes the window TGAATGTTGCCAAAGTACTTAAACTCAACTGGTTTGACCGCATCTTCAAAATCGTTATCCCATCTGCTATCCCTTATATCTTCACAGGCCTTCGCATCACACTCGGTGTCGGTTGGATGGTACTTATCGTTGCAGAAATGATGGCAACTTCACGCGGACTTGGTTGGTTCATTGACCAAGAATACCAGAACAATAAAGTTGAATCACTCGCAAACATCATCGTCTGTATCTTCATTATCGGTCTCATTGGTGCCGTACTCGACCGCATCATGTCCATCTTTCAAAAGCTCGTAAGTTTCAACGACGACGTAGCAGCTTAAGCTGGAGTTAAAAATGGATAATATTTTAGAACTCAATAATGTCACAAGGCATTTTGGCGAAAAGGAAAATCGCGCCGAGATCCTCAAAGACGTTAATCTACAGATTAAAAAAGGTGAATTTGTTGCCATCGTAGGTTTTTCAGGAACGGGAAAATCTACCCTGATCAACTTGATGGGCGGTCTTCTCGAACCCAGTGAAGGTGAAGTGCGCAGTAAAGGACAACCCGTAACAGGTCCAGCGCCGGATCGCGGCGTTATCTTTCAAAACTACTCCCTACTCCCTTGGTTATCTGTTGAAGGCAACGTAGGTCTTGCGGTCAATCAAATTTACAAAGACAAATCGAAAAGTGAACGTAAAGCGATTATTGAGAAGTATGTCGACATGGTGAGTTTGAGTCCTGCGATTCACAAAAAGCCGAAAGAACTTTCTGGTGGGATGCGCCAACGCGTATCGGTTGCACGTGCCCTCTCGATGGATCCCGACATTTTACTTATGGACGAACCTTTAAGTGCACTCGATGCCTTAACACGTTCAGTTCTTCAGGATCAAATTCTCGAAATCTGGAGATCTACCGGTAAAACAATCGTACTCATTACCAATGATGTGGATGAAGGCATCTATATGGCCGACAGAATTATTCCCATCAGTATTGGTCCAAACGCCACTTTAGGCCCTTCGTTTGACATCAACATACCTAGACCGAGAGAGCGTAAAACTCTCAACAAAAACGAAGAGTTCCGTCGCTTACGTGCCGAAGTCATTGGCTTCCTCAACGAAGAAAAGCGCAAAGAAAAATCAAACGAAACGACCGATAGCAGTAGCTACCCGCTACCTGATATCGCTCCAGCAGTCATCTGAGGTTAAACCATGGATAAAAATCGCTATTTAGACCTATCAAATTTAAGTAAAGTCTACGAAACTAAAAAAGGTCCTTTTGTGGTTCTCGAAGATTTCAGCTTACAAATCCCTGAATCAGAATTCGTCTGCCTCATTGGTCACTCAGGTTGTGGCAAGTCCACTATCCTCTCCATGGCAGCCGGTCTTAACGACATCACTAAGGGCTCAGTTGCTGTAGCCGACAAAGAAATCAATGGCCCTGGTCCCGACCGCGGCGTTGTGTTCCAGGCTCCTAGTCTTCTCCCTTGGTTAACCGCATATGAAAATGTTATGCTCGGCGTCAAAAAGGTTTACCCTCACGCCTCTGCCAAAGAAAAGGAAGAAATCGTTATGCACTACCTCCAAGCCGTTGGTTTGAGTGGTGCCATCGATAAAAAGCCGAAAGAACTCTCCAGTGGTATGCGTCAACGCGTTGGTATTGCCCGCGCTTTTGCACTTAAGCCAAAAATCATGCTTCTTGACGAGCCTTTAGGTATGCTAGAT containing:
- a CDS encoding ABC transporter ATP-binding protein, which gives rise to MDNILELNNVTRHFGEKENRAEILKDVNLQIKKGEFVAIVGFSGTGKSTLINLMGGLLEPSEGEVRSKGQPVTGPAPDRGVIFQNYSLLPWLSVEGNVGLAVNQIYKDKSKSERKAIIEKYVDMVSLSPAIHKKPKELSGGMRQRVSVARALSMDPDILLMDEPLSALDALTRSVLQDQILEIWRSTGKTIVLITNDVDEGIYMADRIIPISIGPNATLGPSFDINIPRPRERKTLNKNEEFRRLRAEVIGFLNEEKRKEKSNETTDSSSYPLPDIAPAVI
- a CDS encoding ABC transporter ATP-binding protein; this translates as MDKNRYLDLSNLSKVYETKKGPFVVLEDFSLQIPESEFVCLIGHSGCGKSTILSMAAGLNDITKGSVAVADKEINGPGPDRGVVFQAPSLLPWLTAYENVMLGVKKVYPHASAKEKEEIVMHYLQAVGLSGAIDKKPKELSSGMRQRVGIARAFALKPKIMLLDEPLGMLDALTKYELQDLIVKLHAEHKLTTLMVTHDVDEALYLSDRVIMMTNGPKATLGDILINDLPRPRDRQTLLNHPNYYPYREHLISFLEEQEELKKKHA